Proteins encoded together in one Nostoc sp. PCC 7524 window:
- a CDS encoding PEP-CTERM sorting domain-containing protein, with the protein MRNAIKFIGVLSWGGLLISSPAQAADLDFNNATSPWSTFGDVFVADPKEVLLSTDAILDDDIQLGAISGQFNFSGQPAGEVGFVSPNLAEFLGIDVGLLDINGFAYEGSAIKRTIDVKAGDSLIFQRNFLTNENSDLVSGTLRGSLNDYSFLLVNDQIKKLADINDATQSLPNFIVAFDKETGIQTVKHTFNNAGTYTIAFGVLDIDDYTVSSALSIQNVTLESSPISETIPEPTTILGALVTMGFGVLSRKNQWMKTNKNQV; encoded by the coding sequence ATGAGAAACGCAATAAAGTTTATCGGTGTATTATCCTGGGGTGGCTTACTAATTTCTAGTCCAGCACAAGCAGCAGATTTGGATTTTAATAATGCTACTTCTCCTTGGAGTACATTTGGCGATGTATTCGTTGCTGACCCTAAAGAGGTACTTTTGTCAACTGATGCCATCCTAGATGATGATATCCAGTTGGGTGCAATCAGTGGACAATTTAATTTTTCTGGTCAGCCTGCTGGTGAGGTAGGGTTTGTTAGTCCAAACTTGGCTGAGTTTTTGGGAATAGATGTCGGTTTATTAGATATCAATGGGTTTGCTTATGAGGGTTCTGCTATCAAGCGAACCATTGATGTAAAAGCTGGAGATTCTTTGATTTTTCAAAGAAATTTTTTGACTAATGAAAATTCTGATTTAGTCAGTGGAACTTTACGCGGTTCATTGAATGATTATAGTTTTTTATTGGTAAATGACCAAATTAAAAAACTAGCAGATATTAATGATGCAACACAGTCCTTACCTAATTTTATAGTGGCGTTTGATAAGGAAACTGGAATTCAAACTGTCAAACACACTTTTAATAATGCTGGAACATATACAATAGCTTTTGGTGTACTTGATATAGATGATTACACTGTTTCATCTGCTCTTTCTATTCAGAATGTGACTTTAGAGAGTAGCCCAATTAGTGAAACTATACCTGAACCTACAACTATCTTGGGAGCTTTGGTGACTATGGGGTTTGGTGTTTTATCTAGAAAAAATCAGTGGATGAAAACAAATAAAAATCAAGTCTGA
- a CDS encoding type II toxin-antitoxin system VapC family toxin: protein MTKWVLDTDHVSLLQRGHPVVVSKVSAVNPAEIAVTVITIVEQMYGRLDVINRTKSKQELVTAYALLKETFNLLSQANILDFNEAAFDTYNDLLKQKIRVGTQDLRIAAIALSLNATVVTRNFKDFQKVPNLKIVDWSIP, encoded by the coding sequence ATGACAAAATGGGTACTTGATACTGACCATGTTTCACTACTACAACGAGGTCATCCAGTAGTGGTTAGTAAAGTAAGTGCTGTCAATCCTGCGGAAATTGCAGTCACAGTAATAACTATTGTTGAGCAAATGTATGGTCGTTTAGATGTAATTAACCGCACCAAATCAAAACAAGAATTAGTTACAGCTTATGCTTTATTAAAAGAAACATTTAATCTGTTAAGTCAAGCTAATATTCTTGATTTTAATGAAGCAGCATTTGATACGTATAACGATTTATTAAAACAAAAAATTCGTGTTGGTACACAAGATTTAAGAATTGCAGCCATTGCACTTTCTTTAAATGCTACAGTTGTGACGCGCAACTTTAAAGATTTTCAAAAAGTTCCTAATTTAAAAATTGTGGATTGGTCAATTCCTTAA
- the leuC gene encoding 3-isopropylmalate dehydratase large subunit, producing the protein MSKGTLFDKVWDLHTVGTLPSGLTQLFIGLHLIHEVTSPQAFAMLRERGLKVLFPGRTVATVDHIVPTDNQARPFSDRMAEEMIQALETNCQENGITFYNIGSGNQGIVHVIAPELGLTQPGMTIACGDSHTSSHGAFGAIAFGIGTSQVRDVLASQTLSLSKLKVRRIEVNGKLNPGVYAKDVILHIIRTLGVKGGVGYAYEYAGTTFEQMNMEERMTVCNMAIEGGARCGYVNPDQVTYDYLKSRDFAPQGADWDKAVAWWESIKSDADAEYDDVVVFNAADIPPTVTWGITPGQGIGINQLIPKPEELAEEDRFVAEEAYRYMDLYPGQPIKGTKIDVCFIGSCTNGRISDLREAAKIAKGRRVAEGIKAFVVPGSERVKQAAEAEGLDKIFQAAGFEWREPGCSMCLAMNPDKLEGRQISASSSNRNFKGRQGSASGRTLLMSPAMVATAAIKGEVADVRELL; encoded by the coding sequence ATGAGCAAAGGAACCCTGTTTGATAAAGTTTGGGACTTACATACTGTTGGTACACTTCCTTCAGGGCTGACACAACTATTTATTGGGCTACACCTAATTCATGAAGTTACCAGTCCCCAGGCCTTTGCAATGTTACGGGAGAGAGGTCTAAAGGTTTTGTTTCCAGGGCGGACTGTCGCCACTGTCGATCACATTGTACCTACGGATAATCAGGCGCGTCCCTTTAGCGATCGCATGGCTGAAGAAATGATCCAGGCACTGGAAACCAACTGTCAGGAAAATGGCATCACTTTCTATAATATTGGCTCTGGCAACCAAGGGATAGTCCACGTCATCGCCCCAGAATTGGGACTCACCCAGCCAGGAATGACTATCGCCTGTGGAGATAGTCACACTTCTAGTCATGGGGCATTTGGTGCGATCGCTTTTGGTATTGGAACCAGCCAAGTGCGGGATGTTCTCGCTTCCCAAACCCTGTCATTATCTAAACTCAAAGTCCGCCGCATTGAAGTTAACGGCAAGCTTAACCCTGGTGTTTACGCCAAAGATGTGATTTTACATATCATTCGTACCCTCGGTGTGAAAGGTGGTGTAGGTTACGCCTACGAATACGCAGGTACTACCTTTGAGCAGATGAACATGGAAGAGAGAATGACAGTCTGCAATATGGCCATTGAAGGTGGTGCCAGATGCGGTTATGTGAATCCTGATCAAGTCACCTATGATTACCTTAAAAGTAGAGACTTTGCCCCCCAAGGTGCAGACTGGGATAAGGCTGTGGCTTGGTGGGAATCCATCAAGAGTGATGCTGATGCCGAATATGATGATGTTGTAGTCTTCAACGCGGCGGATATTCCCCCCACAGTGACTTGGGGAATTACCCCCGGACAAGGTATTGGTATAAATCAGTTGATACCCAAACCAGAAGAATTAGCAGAAGAAGACCGCTTTGTAGCCGAAGAAGCTTACCGCTACATGGATTTATATCCCGGTCAACCAATTAAAGGAACTAAAATTGATGTCTGCTTCATTGGTAGCTGCACCAACGGCAGAATTAGCGACCTGAGAGAAGCCGCCAAAATCGCCAAAGGTCGCCGTGTAGCGGAGGGAATTAAAGCTTTTGTTGTCCCCGGTTCAGAACGAGTCAAACAAGCAGCAGAGGCAGAAGGATTAGACAAAATCTTCCAAGCAGCCGGCTTTGAGTGGCGCGAACCCGGTTGTTCCATGTGTTTGGCAATGAACCCCGATAAGTTGGAAGGTAGACAAATAAGTGCCTCCTCCTCTAACCGCAACTTTAAAGGCAGACAAGGTTCAGCCTCCGGGCGGACATTACTGATGAGTCCCGCAATGGTAGCGACTGCGGCGATTAAAGGTGAAGTCGCCGACGTGCGGGAATTGCTGTAA
- a CDS encoding response regulator, translated as MSNQNLTIRRVLIADDDDDSRIMLSFLLEEEGWQVEEASNGKEALEKVIEEQPDLVILDNRMPELTGVEVYQQLKSQGIEMPIVLTTAHGYLEELALNFGIPYFVSKPYDIPKLLQTIESAYREYRH; from the coding sequence ATGAGCAATCAAAATTTAACTATACGGAGAGTATTGATAGCAGACGATGACGATGATAGTCGAATTATGCTGTCTTTTTTACTAGAAGAAGAGGGTTGGCAGGTCGAGGAAGCGAGTAACGGCAAGGAAGCTCTAGAAAAAGTAATTGAGGAGCAACCAGATTTAGTAATTTTAGATAATCGAATGCCGGAATTAACAGGAGTAGAAGTTTATCAACAATTAAAATCTCAAGGTATTGAGATGCCAATTGTATTGACAACCGCACATGGTTATCTAGAGGAACTAGCTTTAAACTTTGGTATTCCTTATTTTGTCTCTAAACCATACGATATTCCCAAGTTACTGCAAACTATAGAGTCTGCCTATAGAGAATATCGACACTAA
- the leuD gene encoding 3-isopropylmalate dehydratase small subunit, translating into MISEVKQVSGRGIPLVGNDIDTDRIIPARFLKAVTFDGLGEAAFIDDRTALNGQHPFDQPQYQGSNILIVNRNFGCGSSREHAPQAISKWGIQALIGESFAEIFFGNCVAIGVPCLTADAVTVKQLQELVAANPQAPVTVNLETLQVQVGDFTAPVTMSEGTRTAFVSGAWDACGQLVANSEQIRATAAKLPYVSWGRLAAS; encoded by the coding sequence ATGATAAGTGAAGTTAAACAAGTTTCTGGACGTGGTATACCTTTAGTGGGTAATGATATTGATACAGACCGCATCATTCCCGCGAGGTTTTTGAAAGCTGTTACCTTTGATGGCTTGGGTGAAGCGGCGTTTATAGACGATCGCACTGCCTTAAATGGTCAACATCCCTTTGATCAACCCCAATATCAAGGCTCAAATATATTAATCGTTAACCGTAACTTTGGCTGTGGTTCATCACGGGAACACGCACCTCAAGCAATATCTAAATGGGGTATTCAAGCCCTGATTGGTGAAAGCTTTGCAGAAATTTTCTTTGGCAATTGTGTAGCAATTGGTGTACCTTGTTTGACAGCTGACGCGGTGACAGTGAAACAACTGCAAGAATTAGTTGCAGCTAATCCCCAAGCTCCTGTCACAGTGAATTTGGAAACTTTGCAGGTGCAAGTTGGTGACTTTACCGCCCCAGTTACCATGAGTGAAGGAACTAGAACCGCCTTTGTTTCCGGCGCTTGGGATGCTTGCGGTCAGTTAGTGGCGAATAGTGAGCAAATTCGGGCAACGGCGGCTAAGTTACCTTACGTAAGCTGGGGTAGATTAGCTGCAAGTTAA
- a CDS encoding DUF2795 domain-containing protein has translation MAKANPVQIQKHLKGVDYPANKQELIDHAQQQGADRNVISLLEKLPEDEEYETPTELNKAIGEIE, from the coding sequence ATGGCTAAAGCAAACCCAGTTCAAATCCAGAAACACTTAAAAGGTGTAGATTATCCTGCTAATAAACAAGAGTTGATTGACCACGCTCAACAGCAGGGAGCAGATCGCAACGTAATTTCATTATTGGAGAAATTACCAGAAGATGAGGAATATGAAACTCCCACCGAACTCAACAAAGCTATAGGTGAGATAGAGTAG
- a CDS encoding GAF domain-containing protein: protein MSPLDIDALEAGRVYKSTGAIPVNMLRSTVYRAWERSHLQGANPRALQAEILSSLETERLVEQHSDLIDAVRPYFRILSQAVGNQRHAVMLGDRQGILLDAIGDEQTINGPEPFPKPGSLLSEAVAGANGIGTTLAEADYVEIIAAEHFIEGFHPFTCQGIPIRNEKQEIVGVLSISSRQPDAGKRLKEILLCASRAVEAEFIIANLEKDIHRVLTSNPEDYQRLDELRQDLIQANQAGRLKLEVSSRMLAANRIEHAKKLLQQAEQSIQIFRRRADIWHTLASLETGTAKPLSLTGIIEDIVDLLSTEAAIRKIEVITEWQEPITVFTEPRSLLRHLLRYFIQSFEIAGEGGIVKVAVYSMLNSDLVQVSFTSIPGLNTYPLAPKPYMIYLTKTNINNEQSKFNYTESIDSRR, encoded by the coding sequence ATGTCTCCTCTAGATATAGATGCACTAGAAGCAGGACGTGTGTATAAATCTACAGGTGCAATTCCTGTGAATATGCTGCGCTCAACAGTTTATCGTGCTTGGGAACGATCGCACCTGCAAGGAGCTAACCCCCGCGCTTTACAAGCAGAAATATTATCCAGCCTGGAGACAGAGCGTTTAGTAGAGCAACATAGTGATTTAATTGATGCAGTTCGTCCCTATTTCCGCATCCTCTCCCAAGCAGTAGGTAATCAGCGTCATGCAGTGATGTTAGGCGATCGCCAAGGTATTTTACTAGATGCGATCGGTGATGAGCAGACTATAAATGGCCCAGAACCTTTTCCTAAACCTGGTTCTTTGTTGTCGGAAGCTGTAGCCGGTGCTAATGGTATCGGTACAACCCTAGCAGAAGCAGATTATGTAGAAATTATCGCCGCAGAGCATTTTATCGAAGGGTTTCATCCTTTTACCTGTCAAGGAATTCCCATCCGCAATGAAAAACAAGAAATCGTTGGTGTGTTGAGTATATCGTCACGTCAACCAGATGCAGGAAAACGACTAAAAGAGATATTACTGTGCGCGTCTCGTGCCGTGGAAGCCGAATTTATCATTGCTAACTTAGAAAAAGATATACATCGTGTCCTCACATCCAATCCTGAAGATTATCAACGACTAGACGAACTACGTCAGGATCTCATCCAAGCCAATCAAGCCGGACGTTTAAAACTAGAGGTTAGCTCTCGAATGTTAGCCGCAAACCGCATAGAACACGCCAAAAAATTACTGCAACAAGCTGAACAATCAATTCAAATCTTTCGTCGTCGTGCTGATATTTGGCATACTTTGGCATCATTGGAAACAGGTACAGCCAAACCTCTGTCACTCACTGGTATTATCGAAGACATAGTTGATCTCCTATCGACGGAGGCTGCAATTCGTAAAATTGAGGTTATAACTGAGTGGCAAGAACCAATTACAGTCTTTACCGAACCTAGAAGTCTTTTACGCCATTTATTACGTTATTTTATACAATCTTTTGAAATTGCAGGTGAAGGGGGAATAGTAAAAGTAGCAGTGTATAGTATGCTGAATTCCGATCTGGTGCAAGTTAGTTTTACATCCATTCCGGGATTAAATACTTATCCATTAGCACCAAAACCATACATGATTTATTTAACAAAAACCAACATTAATAATGAGCAATCAAAATTTAACTATACGGAGAGTATTGATAGCAGACGATGA